In Excalfactoria chinensis isolate bCotChi1 chromosome 3, bCotChi1.hap2, whole genome shotgun sequence, one DNA window encodes the following:
- the MKKS gene encoding molecular chaperone MKKS, giving the protein MSRLEAKKPSLFISEPLTTVSQPLSLLIAILKSCYGPAGRLKQLHNGLGGYVCLTSQSSAILGRLSVSHPVLKVLTASVQNHVSRFSDCGLFTAILCCSLIENFKNLNIAPCIVIKISKHLLSLCTDYLKSEACGCRVSVDFSNLEILLCLVRSILTSKPACMLNKTEVDHLTVLIVKAFMFTVPCHPETKPVLGKCVTVPVKGRRVLDSTVIPGLLIETPEIQFAKPFSVKRTSSDAVKVAVFCVSMSGDLFDPEEGTVTVHHRISLEMSELDQLLNVGKQLVNDEVGLVVCQKVIHPSLKQYLKDNHVIAVDRAGLLVMEPLSQVTGSKPIASIYSLSPSCYGSLKDVCAKSFASKHFVHLIPNDTVVCSLILCNRNETTWDELKRACETAEHVLQLTLKEPSALLGGGCTETHLASYLRQKISCLSTSSSKDVDCSHAQYKLIADAFCHSLESVACSLSHDDGEILTDMAYGHCWLVPSGFPSVFNGSDLCLKCGCGVNSSTEDLNWRHLQPFFVSSPMESCPKEPSVKVSDIMTLDCFAAKYNGLQVAVETANLIMDLSCVIEDQN; this is encoded by the exons ATGTCTCGCCTTGAAGCTAAAAAGCCATCACTATTTATTAGTGAACCTCTAACAACAGTTAGTCAGCCGCTGTCTCTATTAATTGCAATATTGAAATCTTGCTATGGGCCTGCTGGCAGACTTAAACAGCTCCACAATGGTCTGGGAGGCTATGTTTGTCTAACATCACAATCTTCAGCCATACTTGGTCGTCTTTCTGTCAGTCACCCTGTATTAAAGGTTTTGACAGCCTCTGTCCAGAACCATGTGTCCCGCTTCAGTGACTGTGGCTTATTTACTGCCATTCTTTGCTGTAGCTTGATTGAAAACTTTAAAAACCTAAATATTGCGCCTTGCATTGtcataaaaataagcaaacaccTTTTGAGTTTATGTACTGACTACCTCAAGTCTGAGGCCTGTGGTTGCCGAGTATCTGTGGATTTTAGTAATCTTGAGATTCTTCTTTGCTTGGTACGTAGCATATTAACAAGCAAACCTGCTTGCATGCTTAATAAAACAGAGGTTGATCATCTCACTGTACTGATTGTAAAGGCTTTTATGTTTACTGTTCCATGCCATCCTGAAACTAAGCCTGTTTTAGGAAAATGTGTAACAGTACCTGTGAAGGGTAGAAGAGTTCTGGATTCGACAGTTATTCCTGGTCTGTTGATAGAAACACCAGAAATTCAATTTGCAAAACCGTTTTCTGTCAAAAGAACTTCTTCTGATGCTGTCAAGGTGGCAGTTTTCTGTGTGTCCATGTCAGGAGACCTTTTTGACCCAGAAGAAGGAACAGTAACAGTCCACCACAGAATTTCCTTGGAAATGTCAGAGCTTGATCAGTTGCTTAATGTAGGAAAGCAGTTGGTTAATGATGAAGTTGGCCTTGTAGTGTGCCAGAAAGTTATCCATCCATCGCTGAAACAGTATCTGAAAGATAACCATGTCATTGCTGTGGACAGAGCTGGGCTGTTAGTGATGGAACCCCTGAGTCAAGTGACAG GTTCAAAGCCTATAGCTTCCATTTATTCGTTGTCTCCCAGTTGTTATGGTAGTTTGAAGGATGTATGCGCCAAGAGTTTTGCCTCTAAACATTTTGTGCATCTAATTCCTAATGACACGGTTGTCTGCAGCTTGATACTCtgtaacagaaatgaaacaacttGGGATGAACTGAAG CGTGCATGTGAAACTGCAGAGCATGTGTTGCAGTTAACACTCAAGGAACCTTCGGCATTGTTAGGAGGTGGCTGTACTGAAACTCATTTGGCTTCGTACCTAAGACAAAAG atttcCTGTCTGTCCACTAGCAGTTCTAAAGATGTGGATTGTTCTCATGCACAATACAAGTTGATTGCTGATGCATTTTGTCACTCATTGGAATCTGTAGCTTGTTCTCTAAGTCATGATGATGGAGAAATTCTCACTGATATGGCTTATGGACACTGTTGGCTTGTTCCATCAggatttccttctgtctttaatGGGTCAgatttatgtttaaaatgtgGCTGTGGAGTAAACAGTAGCACAGAAGATCTCAACTGGAGGCATTTGCAACCCTTCTTTGTCTCTTCTCCTATGGAGAGCTGCCCAAAAGAGCCTTCGGTAAAGGTTTCTGACATTATGACACTGGACTGCTTTGCTGCAAAGTATAATGGCCTGCAAGTAGCTGTGGAGACGGCCAATTTGATTATGGATCTCTCATGTGTAATTGAAGATCAAAATTAG
- the LOC140249572 gene encoding uncharacterized protein isoform X2 produces MMSLKTLWKDYKVLIVMGISLGLVHWSWFHIKSSPLFQVKTEEVVPEPGIVTYIMQSDRKNKEK; encoded by the coding sequence ATGATGAGCCTCAAAACCTTATGGAAGGACTACAAAGTTCTGATTGTTATGGGAATTAGCCTGGGCCTGGTGCACTGGTCATGGTTCCACATCAAGTCTAGTCCGCTTTTCCAAGTGAAGACAGAGGAGGTTGTTCCAGAACCTGGGATTGTGACATACATAATGCAAAGTGATcgcaaaaataaggaaaaataa
- the LOC140249572 gene encoding uncharacterized protein isoform X1 encodes MEVKTSLAEDSSQRTATLLSELTLKSLLTFNKPAFWLRLPTLQFSTALKPRANAIVLPTATERGNTEAQSKTSRRKRCRGSSGTESISSSFRSGNAGLQAEVWRLPATRPSWGTVLRRRTRTASSPTPGPPPTVLTATLPPSKMAAKRELLLPYPKWPPFVASSRPAFCPKVKWPPERQVTVGVRAHSLIT; translated from the exons atGGAAGTAAAGACATCTCTTGCTGAAGATTCCTCCCAAAG aactgcCACGCTCCTTTCAGAGCTGACACTAAAGTCTCTGTTAACGTTTAATAAACCTGCCTTTTGGCTACGGTTACCAACTCTGCAGTTCTCCACTGCCTTAAAACCACGGGCAAATGCGATAGTGTTACCGACAGCGACTGAGAGAGGGAATACAGAAGCGCAGAGTAAGACGAGCAGAAGGAAACgctgcagagggagctcagGCACTGAGAGCATCTCGAGCTCGTTTCGGTCAG GAAACGCGGGACTGCAAGCTGAGGTGTGGCGGCTCCCGGCAACGAGACCCAGCTGGGGAACGGTACTGCGGCGCCGTACTCGCACCGCGTCTTCTCCCACGCCGGGCCCGCCTCCAACGGTCCTAACGGCTACGTTGCCCCCAAGCAAGATGGCTGCCAAGCGCGAGCTTCTTCTCCCCTATCCAAAATGGCCGCCGTTTGTAGCCTCGTCCCGCCCAGCTTTTTGCCCTAAAGTAAAATGGCCGCCAGAGCGGCAGGTGACTGTAGGAGTGCGCGCTCACTCACTGATCACGTGA